The Toxorhynchites rutilus septentrionalis strain SRP chromosome 1, ASM2978413v1, whole genome shotgun sequence genome contains the following window.
gacactgtccgagtaaataccatcttaacAACATTGatttagcacaagatgatatttgtcgcttttgtaatgccgaaagcgaaacctcggaacatttgctctgtaactgcggagctctaactagacgcagacttcaacaccttgataaaacTATTCTGCAGCCCAAGGAAAtctggtctgcgtcgccgatcaggattataaattttatcaaacagatcattctcgctatagctttcagtctactccttcatcaataagtagtagataagcttgaagtgtagtataaaaaaaaggggtataccacaatagttcaaactaatggacgcagtggttcacacccaacagggggaAAAAAAAGGAGTCTGGAgaaatcaaaattgaaaatacatgcaagccgGGCACTTATGTTTCCATATgcatacagtgtcggacaaaacattaagaccactgctgaagcaaaaaaaaaaaggaagtgacaaaactttgagaaaatataatccaatccagtgcttcgatccatctatttatttatttcattgttcgaagaaatttataacatctgtagttaaaacaatagtcattcatggagaatgcgttttaagcatactcAACAACTGAAATGAAGTGACATAATTTTTGACCAGTTCCTCGTTTCGGCTGTTTCGAGTGTTGTTtcgattgattgatttttgaagaCAATTGATTGATTGTTTCTTGATGGCATTTTGTGTTTTCAGATTCTGGTAAGTATTTATCGTGTAAACAAGTATGTAAGATTCCAATTCTCGAATTCTCGTTGCAATCAGCGCAATATGTCCAAGGCAGGCATTATCCAACGCGAAATCGCAGAGTACTTAGGACGATTCAAAACCTAAAAAACCTGTTAAAACCTGTTTCATTCCCTCCACGACCGCAAAAAATCGGAAACAACTGGACGTCCAAGGAAAACGACCGCGAAGGATGACTCTGCCATAAAGCGAACCTCCTAGAAAGATTCCTTCAAAGCTTCGAAAAAGATCCGGAACGAACTGAACTTCATGAGTTCCAGAACAGTTCAGTAGCGACTATTGGAATAGGGGTTAGGCGGTAAAAACAGGGTGGAAATTCAGCTAGGCACCTTCTTTTTACTCGAAAGTTGCCAGGTAACTTGGCCTTAGCTTTTTTAAGCTCAACGCGTGCACAGGACTAGATCGATGGATTGAAGAAATGTTTTGAAGCTAAattttgaatgttgaatgaagaaatccatggaatccgAGGCAGCCAAACTGTGAGCTCACGAATATAGGTAGCTGCGGTTTGCATGTTGTGCACAATTCATTCAAAGAAGGAATGAAAGGATATTGTTTGTGTTTGGAAAATTGATGATTTTCTTCAGTGCTTGTACAGCCTATTTAAGAACGTTCCGTTAAGACTTGCGAAGCAGGTACGCTTCAACTACTGGATCGGCAAATTACTCCTGAAGTTTTGGAGAGTAAGATGGATCGAAAACCAACCGGTGGTAGGAAGAGTCCTGGACATGCTGCCGTACCTTAAAATCTACGTAGCCGCAGTCAAAGCACAAAATGAACGTAAGTACAAAGATACGCATCCAGTTTTCCGTAGGAGCTTTGCTGCTGTTTTCACAGCCAGTACCTTTAGAGTAGTTGCAGAGGCTGTTGAGCATACATTAACGGGGGCTACATCAAGCATTTTATTAAcaaagatgcaaaagtctgtgtcatcggctagctttacaataaataaataaccttGATTatttttcctactaaagcacagtaaATGCGAATCTCTATGTGACTACCATCAACatcatcaaattcataataactatacCAATAAATGACACATAAGTTTAATACAGATTGTGTGACAAAATACtgagataaaaatattttttgagaccgAAAACaccgattttattatgacaacCCTGGCATGGAGGAGGGTGCTGTTTTTTGGTACGGGGAAGAAGCTTTTCacggtatgaatttcatgtttttaattttttactatGTATTTTAAAACCGGTCTTAATTTTTGCgtcgttttagttgttttgtttgcttaaaatgcatttttaatgaatgactatagttttaactacagatgttataaatttcatcgaacaatgcaaataaattattataaatagatTGAAGCACTAGATTGgatcattttttctcaaagttttgtcagtTTCATtctttgcttgagcagtggtcttaatattcccagcaaacattaaatcgtataattttgcacgtgccaagtcttacaagaaatccgaataaatcataatcgcatataatatcaatcaaagtatgtgtcgtgtatatttgaaatcgtataaaatgcaaaaactcgattttatataccattatcaaattaagtcacaattcggtataacaaacatcaattttatgatgtacattgtcataaaatatatttaatccgcatcatatgcgtatattacgctgatgcagtttgtgtgtcgtataagcgtataatctgaatcgattcagtactgtagtaaatcgtgttgcatgctgaagaaaatcatgaaacagtaaatcatattagatcctaataaagaacatattacatcatattgaaatgtcaatgaaatgctgatgcactcgaaagttttaactgctgttgaattaaatttcagatagctggtggatgataatccagacgaccggagttcgaacccacatcgcagcagttttcaccaaatatTAATATGTACCATTTTAACcatcatattccactcccaacactagtcaatcaaacaattattatttctacaaacataaatactcatatataaaaatggcgattcgggaggctataataaacatttcacgaaaatattttgcgccatttgtttttttctatgtctgtaataaatcgtataggagtatggcaaaagtcgtatttggtgctttgaaaattcatgaatatattcatattagatcgcaattcaatttcaacataatcgctattatagccggtcaaagttgcatattcatccaaacaaattcggtaagcattttccatgtatgtatatggcctccacttttgcatgcatatgccagttaggcgctatatatacgcttgttatgcgatttaatgtttactAGAGGGTTTTGTCCGAAACTGTATGTATTCGATTATGCGGAAACATATAGCCCAGTTGCCAAGTTAGACGACTCTTTGCAGGGAGTGCGGGGGATGCGGACCGCCCCGAGTAGACGATTCTAGGGGTGCAGAAGGAGCcggaaaaatatgaataaattgaagaaatttgagTTCCGACGGGGGTGCGAATGACTCTTCCGCCCGGGTACGAAAGCTTCACTTGATGTCCACAAAATGGACAAAACACCTGCTTTTTTAAACGGTGTGACTTTGGAGGGAATTGTTCTATTTTAGCCTGAAGGTTGCGAGCCATTCACTGTGTCCAGCGCTTAAAATCTTGGGAATTGGGTGGAAGTTCTGAGATATACATTCTCGAAGTCCATTCGGCCTAATCAGCAGACCTCTTTCACAGTGCATCTGCCGTTTCGAAGAGTCGTTTTATCTCACCAAAATTATGGCATTAGTCTTTCGATTATCACCTTCACTCTACAGAATGAGAACATACAACAATGAACCGACAACGTTGCTGGGCCAACGAGATCATTATTCGTAGTTATGTTGGATCTTTTCTATAAACTTTATACAAACATCACACAAATAAATCAATGCTCGTGCTCTCCTCAAAACCTTTGTCTTTTGATTATGTACGAAATGCGTTTCGTTTTCATTCAACCTTCTTCCGTTAATTCGTAAACTAATACATCAGAATTGAGTCTAATTATTTTCGGGGAAATGACCTCGCTTCAGCAGGATGACGGATGAACCCGTGTAAAGTATCGCGCTCAGCGACTAACCGTTATAGAAAAAAGCGAATTAAGTCTATATTTATTCGCCCATCGTCTTAACCGCCGTAGCGCATCGCACATGCACATATACTGACAGCGGGTGCACTTCCCCAATATGTTATGTGCCACTACTCTATACCGCATACTAACAGCTACTATCCAAGGCAAATAGCGCGTGTCAAGATCTATACTTGAGACTTGGCTTTAAAAATAGTACAGAAACTAGTTTTCCAGGTTAATGTCAGACGCATACAATGTTGATCGCGTGGAATAGAGGTTTTTGAACTTTCTACTAGAATATTGATTCCAAATTTATATTTATCTGTtttcaatattatttcaattaacTATACAAAAGATATTTCATTGACCCTGACGTAAATACCAATTGAATCTCAACCTGAGCGTTCCAAAACAAACCCCTTTTCACTCCGCACCGCATGGCAATACGTTTCTGTCCGAATCTTTCACCTGATCTTTCGATGCACACCATCTCTCGATGCACGATCATGACGCACAGTGTCACGATCACTAGGATCTCTCGGCTTCGGCGCAATCGACGAAGGTCGTGAGAGATGTGCACTAGAGAGCTTGCAAAGCTACCCCATCGATAAATACTCAATCCGCAATTACTTGATGTCCCGCGGTCCTCGAAGCAAGATATACCTTATAGCAAATCCTTCCGATCCACTGGGGCAACAGTACACCGTTGTCGGGATCATCTGTCCAATTTGTGTGCTTCCACCGTTGAATCTATTCCGTAAAGGTAAGCCGCCAGCAAGCGTCCCACGTTTGAGTTTACAGTGCGCCGGGGTTTTTGTGTTGTCCACAATGGCGGATACTTTGCCATTTAGTTGCAAAGCACTCGAAGATAGTGGTTGCCATAATTATGCAACGAATGAAAATGATCAAGGAATCAATTTTGTGTGAAAAGGAATGATAATCAACGTGAAAATTATATTATATCACAAATTGGAAAAGATGTCCAAGGGATACAATAGAAAGAAGCGACAACAGTTGATGCACAATTTGCAGTGCATCGATTGCATAACAAAAACATTTTGACGTTGCATAATCAGTTATGGATAATAAGGAACCCCAATTATAGTTGTTCGAAGGCATTGCTTATCATTTGCTTCCATTCCAGCACACCACTGACCAACAGCAACCATGCCGGGACTAGCAGATCCAGTTGCCTTCTTGAAGGATTTTGCCGCCGGTGGTATCTCAGCGGCCATCTCCAAAACCGCTGTGGCACCAATCGAGCGCGTCAAGCTGCTGCTTCAGGTTCAGCATATCTCCAAACAGATCGCCGAAGCCGACCGCTACAAGGGTATGGTCGATTGTTTCGTGCGCATCCCCCGCGAGCAAGGCGTTACCGCTTACTGGCGTGGTAACATGGCAAACGTTATCCGGTACTTCCCGACCCAGGCGCTGAATTTCGCCTTCAAGGACAAGTACAAGCAGGTCTTCCTCGGTGGTGTCGATAAAAACACCCAATTTATGCGCTACTTCGTCGGTAACCTGGCTTCCGGTGGTATGGCTGGTGCCACCTCGTTGTGCTTCGTCTACCCCCTCGATTTCGCCCGAACCCGGTTTGTTCTGCAATCCAACTGGGACTCGTACAGATTtttcattgaattattccatTTAACAATTGCAGTCTGGCCGCCGATGTCGGTAAGGGAGGCGGCGAGCGAGAGTTCAAGGGTCTGGGTGATTGTCTCACCAAAATCTTCCGTTCTGACGGTCTTGTCGGTCTGTACCGAGGTTTCGGAGTATCTGTTCAGGGTAAGATATGGGTACCATAGCAGTGACGAGTGTCGTATGCTAACCAGTTGGAATGTATTTTCGTTCAGGTATCATCATCTACCGAGCTGCCTATTTCGGCTTCTACGACACTGCTCGTGGCATGCTGCCGAATCCAAAGACCACTCCATTCTACGTCAGTTGGGCTATTGCTCAGGTCAGTTCGAAAAAGACCCTCTCTCATAtctacaaacaatgtttactcacgCTTTATATCGTATTTTACCCGCAGGTCGTCACCACCGTTGCCGGCATCGTATCGTATCCCTTTGATACCGTCCGCCGTCGTATGATGATGCAATCGGGTCGTGCAAAGTCCGAGATGGTTTACAAGGGCACTCTTCACTGCTGGGCAACTATCGCCAAACAAGAGGGCAGTGGCGCCTTCTTCAAAGGTGCCTTCTCCAATGTCCTCCGTGGTACCGGTGGTGCTTTCGTACTTGTGCTGTACGATGAAATCAAGAAACTGCTATAAGTTCCCTTCAGCAATATCCCTAAGGTCCTGCTTTTAATGCCTAATAAATTTACCTTAACCCTCCCTTCCGCATTCTACATCTAATACGATCCAATCCCAAAAACACCTAACTCGTCGATTATCATGATCCGTTTCCGTCCCTCTCCTTTCCAAACACCACTATATTCCTTTTCCTCCGAAGGGTTTCCAGAGCGCGCGCGGTTGTGTTCGAAGAACCGCGTGGTATGTATATATATGTACAAAACAACTTGCAAACAGTGAAGATCGAAGTGATGTAGCGAAACGATGCAAAAGTGCGAAGTAAagttataagaaaagtaacggaTAAATATCTCGAACTGAGAGACGACAGAAAAATGAAGTTTTTGATTATTCCTCCCCCACTATCTACTATTTAACGGTACGAACTTGAGATAGGTGTGCAGTAGTAAGTCTGTTAAAAAAGAAAAGCGATAAAAGTTAAGACgatcgacaaaacaaaaactgcgGTGCTCGTGTTCAACTTGGAACGGATCGAGCACGGTGGTTTTCAATCGAAATAATGGTGGCGTCCGTAAATGTTGGATCTTTTCAGACGATAAAATGAATGAATTGTTACAAATAAAACTGTGGGTTATCAGTTACGTGTCTCTATAATGCTCATCGTTTATCTATGTCCACGATATCATCACATTGGAACACGTCCATAGAAGTGAAGCACTAAAAAACTCATGAAAAGTCCCCGTCATTTGTAATTCAAAAGTCCCTAACCGTTTGTGACGTGATTTTTGCACATAATGGACAGGGAGTTTTTTTTCAAGACTTTCCTTACTACTCATACAGGAATGTTAGAACCCATTCTTTTTTAGAGAGAAAGAATCGACAATCGCATTCGTAACTTTTATCAACTTTTTTCCATTCAATTTGTGGACTTATTGCCAAAATAACTGTCTCCTGAGACTGCTCGCGCCAGAGAACGGGCTTCGCAATAAGGTGGAGGAATTTACAATGACCTCTCACGATTTTTCTTTTAATGCAAGCAGGATAACATGCAAGGACTGTGAGCGATTCTATTTGAATTCGGTGTTCGATATTTGTTTATTGTATGTTTTGATTTGGCTCAAATTTTGTTAGCCTTACTTTTGAGAAGGGCCTAAAGAACTATTGCTTCGAAATTGCTTGAAAAAGTCACAGatgggttgtgtccgagacacgaccgcatagttgacgtaatacatcgttaaactctttgatgatttggtggccctaaaagggccgttttgtttggttgttgggtattgtttgttcactccaccaagtgtttgccgagtgatgatgacagaaggatggtaaacagtcgttggatagtgcgtatcagataaaagataccgaagtggaacgagatatgatgaaaaccgccctctgtaatCCCAGACGAggtgcctcctgtgatatgtatggatgaaataaagaaaaaaaaactcatcaatgagatataagataattacaaataccgaacacaattatcaatttttcttatcagtaaaaacatgttactttaatatagagaaaacatatttgaaatggagaaggtaattttcttttataatttctacttcatgagtgtttattcaatccaatgcgaattttaattggactagcaACACCTGATACTATAAGtagatatgggaaatcactttttctaatatttcttcacttttccactttccttgggtgaaaaggaacacaacaaaatagacagcttaaacccaaacgacccgttctcgagtgggaaattgaaataaatcgttttatatatcaaatcatttctaacacaactgctattacacttgacaaaaaaattagaggaacagagcgcGGAGTCGgatattttaagtgatttttgacatgctgtatctttgtgaaaaatcaacgcaaatCGATGGGAGGCGCATCATCttgaagctacaacttccacggattagaatattttatgtacatatttttatcttggtaagttttggtgtagtgggcaacaataacgggaagaaatttaaaatcgatttttctttgttttttccaagaatattctggacaaacccaattttttgccaaccatctcaacagcaaatccaattaacctcatccgtcagcttttatttggttccaagaacgttcctgtaggaccttcccacacagatatatttcagtatgaatgtaaaattaccccttcgtctttgatgacgaataattcaataaacaaccatcgcatcgCGAATTGAAAGGCAGTTTTAAAAACTTCAGTAAAtgctgcacaaggataattttttACTTTgccggaaaaaaatattgaaattttctgcatcgatttcaagaaagtgccaaaaacaggatttttatagtgttttacaaaatccactgtagttctgcaaatatcgcaggtagttataatgtttgcaggcaaatttttagcctagtgtattccctaaacatccgtgAACGTTTCATGTTGATACGTTACGCCGTTTTTTCtagtcgatttttcaaagtttggagtaaattagaggagcatttaatcgcaaatcgtaccagaagtatagaataatttatctatccctgtgcagaatttattggagttttcaaaactgcctttcgatttgcggtgctatggttgtttattgaattactcATCATCatagacgaaggggtaatttttcattcaaactgaaatatctctgtttgagaaggtcctacaggaacgttcttggaaccaaataaaagctgattgataaggttgATTGggtttgctgttgagttggttggcaaaaaattgggcttgtccagaatattcttgaaaaaatatagaaaaaacgatttttcatttcttcccgaaattgttgcccactacagctacacacaccaaggtaaaaatatgtacgtaaaatattataatacctgtgcatcccatcgatatgcgttgatttttcacgaagatacagcatgtcaaaaatcacttggaATTTCggacttcgcattctgttcctctaatttttttgtcgagtgtatatacaattttacacttacacctgcgctaaatttttcacaatacacgatcggtcattgatatgaaatttcacgaagcaaccaacatttaagttccaaatttatattttactagctaacccggcaaacttcgtcccgctcatttacttgattaattctcgagtaatgcagaaatttgtgttttatttgtatggcagccacccctaagagagggggaggggtatctaaccaccatagaaacattcattgcaccctaaagtttccatatgcctaatttggtttaatttgcttgattaattctcgggtaatgcaaaaatttgtgtttcatttgtacggcagccccctctaagagagggggaaggagtatcttaacaccatagaaacatttattgcatcctaaaacctccacatgccaaatttggtatcatttgcttgattaattctcgagtaatgcagaaatttgtgtttcatttgtatggcagccccccccctttgagtgggggaaggaccgtctaaccatcatagaaacattttttgcaccctaaaactttcacatgccaactttggtttcgtttgattgattaatttccgagtaatgcaaaaaattgtgtttcatttgtatggcagccccctctaagagagggggaaggagtatcttatcaccatagaaacatttattgcaccctaaaactttcacatgccaactttggtttcgtttgcttggttaatttccgagtaatgcagaaatttgtgtttcatttgtatggcagccccccttagagaggggggaggggtctcaaaatatcacgaaaagcttccccggccccaaaaacccctacccctagtctataagaatcagacagacagacagacatcactccatttttatatatatagatagatttgcTAGgaataatcgtatcactcaccatacttgcaatataaaaatgctcccCCACtggcatatatttgcaatgccgatttccccaggcaccttgatttagaaatctctattagggaacacatttcggtgggaacaaaagctccccctactttcatgtatttgcaattccgatttcccccaggcagcttggttttgatgtctctgttaaggaacacatttcggtgggagcaaaagctccccctacttttatgtaatggcaatgccgatttccccaggcagcttcgtttggtgtctctgttagggacccgtcgcatgtgtcgtcatagggttgagatttttcaattgttcgctagttagtttcatgaaagTAAGATATTTCCTCAATATAAAAAATctttatgaagtgccgaaatcgattgacgcaaaaatttcatcaatccatcatgaaatgactgagcaataagcgtttgaaattggacaattttcacgatgtgctcgattttcaattttcaatatgtaccccaatatgttcccgaaagacgtaatcctacgtcaaaatgttcgatttttcacctttctttttctaataatgaaaaatgtactagggtaaatgatcttggtttgtccgatttggggtgtttttacgcaactagtaaatgcaaatcgatttttcttcgtgaaaatcataatcgatacgagtttgggtttgttgaaaagccccaagtctctagttgctaatactaccataaggcgttgaaattattcaaatgctTATGTTTTTtcacgattttcctcaaagaggaattatgaacATGGTTTGACCatttctgatcatggtttgtccggctttagaaatcaccatttctgaatgaaaacattcgaattctcaagtagatgttgcatttatcattgcttgagctTACTGTcaacatattgatccattcataatttagactttcttcagaatattgcatttcCTTGGgctttttaaaagtgttcacctcaacacactcaacatagagaaactttatttctgctatgcacgaaggacacaataaataaactgcagcgcgccaagcggttgccatagaaatcatgtggacaaaataacattattgaattggacaactcatgatcagaattgagttcatcaaaatgcgttaatttaatggttttactatgtaaatctgatactaatggtgtgcaagaatgatgtttacaatatttgtaagtgttataatccagaaaaggtctgaatacgtgcgaaataattatctggtgatcgattaaaagtaaGCTCgagtgaggggcgcattgacaccaatagatggtgtattttataatcctttaaaacatatgattccgtaaaaatatactataaaattactgtaaatcatgaaaaagacaatttcatttatatgttttgaaacattcgaatacctgatttgacaaaggtgtgctgaattagagcattcaaaaaagtggacaaacaatgatcatattttcgactggacaaaccaaaatcatttaccttattttcaattttcatagtaaaaaccgcttactatctcgaactacaataagttgagctgcATTAATCTTCGAAGAACGGGAGCTTCAGTGGTAagtggacacaggaaatgggcatgtttCTTAGGATGACCACATTACCCCCCGTTTCCCCTACACACCTGATTCCTATCCACTCACGGACTCGCAATACAAATTTCTTGCAAAtacaaaattatgaataaaccTTACTTCGGTTTTATCACTTCGCCTCTAAATTTTTTTACTTATATTTTCCGTGTAACTTATTTCCAGTCTGTGTGATAGTCGATGCTGCCAGGAAATGGATTCCTCTGGCAGTCATCATTTCAATTGACCGGTACCTTAACTGTTGCTCTCTTTTACTTTTCTCGGTCAGCACTCTCAATCAAATTTTTCTTCCTCTATCTATTTagaggaagtgggggcatagtggtcaccctaaggaatatgcctacTTCCGGCGTCCATATACCGCTTTAATTCGCCtttttcgaagaatatgatagttcaactcattgttgttcaagatagcaaacggcttttcttataaaaattcaaaatagtcatTAGAAAAataggtgaaaaatcgaattttttttttgcttggaggtaaagtggtcacttttacatatcaagctaaatgggatagatttatgcgtttttttcgtccaagtttgttcaaatcatatttgatatagtaggtacatgtatgaaataagcttggcctatttaCCTATAGTCGCAATTTAAagtttctcatgcatacaaaaacatagtaggaaacacataacgttacgcataatgaggcttggtttagttggagtggcatatttatccagggtcaaagccacaaaaggatcttcttcaagagcagaacgtgatgcggtatatcagctttattGAACAGAACATTGtgagtcgttattcacctatgaccactttgcccccaaacatcaaagtaatttctatgcgaattaatcgctgagattaaacaaaatatctgttcacctctcctagaatatgtgaacagtcgtccaaactgatgatttgtccaatatatcagattgaataaattaaatttcacgagaaattccttagataccatgcgcatagACAGCTCTAGTGAAGTACAGGgcgactcaaaagtcattaaatgcctcaaacataaggtgattatcaatacggcatctatagtcaatagtttcTGTACCAAAGAagtaggtgaccactttgccacccatgaccaatttgcccccactacccctactatTGTTCATTCCTTTCTCTATCTCTTTTTCCGCGCGACACTCACTCTCTTTTCCAGCTTTCATATGTTCGTGTACTGGCTCAACCTAATCCTTAACACTTAGTAAGTATTTTATGGCACATTTTCCTACACACATATTATATTTTGCATAAATGAACATTACGAATAACCGAATAAATAATATTTACAGTACAAACGGTGACAAAGCTTGGACcaaacaataagttttgtttgtgttttccGGGAGATTACATATAAAAATcgctttatgaagaaaagtgagaaCTGCCACAAAAGTACCATgcgacaactatgcgtagaacggcagtctacatctggaatttttctgaaaaattactggaaaatctgGAAATATCCGTGCTTTTTGGGCTTT
Protein-coding sequences here:
- the LOC129768848 gene encoding ADP,ATP carrier protein 2 — translated: MPGLADPVAFLKDFAAGGISAAISKTAVAPIERVKLLLQVQHISKQIAEADRYKGMVDCFVRIPREQGVTAYWRGNMANVIRYFPTQALNFAFKDKYKQVFLGGVDKNTQFMRYFVGNLASGGMAGATSLCFVYPLDFARTRLAADVGKGGGEREFKGLGDCLTKIFRSDGLVGLYRGFGVSVQGIIIYRAAYFGFYDTARGMLPNPKTTPFYVSWAIAQVVTTVAGIVSYPFDTVRRRMMMQSGRAKSEMVYKGTLHCWATIAKQEGSGAFFKGAFSNVLRGTGGAFVLVLYDEIKKLL